From Hippea alviniae EP5-r, the proteins below share one genomic window:
- a CDS encoding pyruvate, water dikinase regulatory protein — MEEKFIYIISDGTGETASKIVRAFLVQFRNVNVRQRKFIEIREKEQIDEILQKALYEKPLIVSTIADKNLRDYANEVFSKNGLMVIDIFGYFIGQFEQFFGQKARNVSGLLHKISDQYFEKVKAIEYTVEHDDNRSVRNLDEADIILVGLSRTSKTPLSIYLAQEGGYKVANFAIVKGEKLPDALFKVDQNKIVGLTIDPMRLYEIRKQRAKKLGIENSSYASLSRIYEEVEYANSLFRQHPKWLVIDVTNRSVEESASEIVSKLFGRKL, encoded by the coding sequence ATGGAAGAGAAATTTATTTACATAATATCGGATGGAACGGGTGAGACAGCGTCAAAAATAGTTAGAGCCTTTTTAGTTCAATTTAGAAATGTAAATGTAAGGCAGAGAAAATTCATAGAGATAAGAGAAAAAGAGCAGATAGATGAGATACTGCAAAAGGCACTTTATGAAAAACCGCTCATTGTAAGCACAATAGCAGATAAAAACTTGAGAGACTATGCAAACGAAGTCTTCTCAAAAAATGGCTTAATGGTAATTGATATATTCGGATACTTTATTGGACAGTTTGAGCAGTTCTTTGGCCAGAAGGCAAGGAATGTCTCAGGACTTTTACATAAGATAAGCGACCAGTATTTTGAGAAGGTTAAAGCAATAGAATACACAGTTGAACATGATGACAACAGAAGCGTAAGAAACTTAGATGAAGCAGACATCATACTTGTCGGACTTTCAAGAACAAGCAAAACACCTTTAAGCATATACCTTGCACAAGAAGGTGGATATAAGGTTGCAAATTTTGCTATAGTTAAGGGCGAGAAGTTGCCTGATGCTCTTTTTAAGGTTGACCAGAACAAGATTGTTGGTTTAACTATAGACCCGATGAGACTGTATGAGATAAGAAAGCAGAGAGCTAAGAAGTTGGGTATAGAAAACTCATCGTATGCTTCTTTGAGCCGTATATACGAAGAAGTGGAGTATGCAAACTCGTTGTTTAGGCAACATCCAAAGTGGCTTGTGATAGATGTAACAAACAGGTCTGTTGAAGAGTCGGCAAGTGAAATAGTATCAAAACTGTTTGGAAGAAAATTATAA